One window from the genome of Spirosoma rhododendri encodes:
- a CDS encoding DUF721 domain-containing protein has protein sequence MSQQTYRYNRDNATRAAGVTSLKDAIGQLLKAYQLQGRFNETYLEAFWGRMMGPAIATRTKRLYVRDGKLYIELSSAPLRNELVNAKQKLIQLVNRDMGSEVITDVVFI, from the coding sequence ATGAGCCAGCAAACCTACCGATACAACCGCGACAACGCCACCCGCGCGGCCGGTGTCACTTCCCTGAAAGATGCCATCGGGCAACTGCTGAAAGCGTATCAGCTTCAGGGGCGGTTCAACGAAACGTATCTGGAGGCTTTCTGGGGCCGTATGATGGGCCCCGCCATCGCGACCCGCACCAAACGGCTCTACGTCCGCGACGGTAAACTGTACATCGAACTTTCGTCGGCCCCGCTCCGCAACGAACTCGTCAACGCCAAGCAGAAGCTCATCCAGCTCGTCAACCGCGACATGGGCAGCGAGGTGATTACGGATGTGGTGTTTATTTAG